One genomic region from Nostoc sphaeroides encodes:
- a CDS encoding trehalase family glycosidase, with protein sequence MITSPVLTATQIDTVRSHIKKTWKTLTRSHEHLLQSAKDTKLDHKTGTPWIVYISPLEDCPNIQTVLERSLSSKDMQAIEIRTLPSEVEAIKQHGLLYLPGPYVVPGGRFNEMYGWDSYFILLGLLHDGELELAQSQVDQLLYQVKHYGTILNANRTYMLSRSQPPVLSMMVLALFQHTQDEEWLRTTVPLLEQFYYYWVVPPHLNPGTGLSRFYAFGEGPAPEVVFSERDEEGKSHYDRVREYYQSFEVEDYDVNLYYNRENDELTNLFYKGDRTMRESGFDITNRFGPFSADILHYAPVCLNTLLYQVEQDMANINNILGNEQIEQQWRDRADIRRDRIDQFLWDEERGLYFDYHFQSGKHRRYEFATTFYPLWLGISSPAQAQRVVENLSVFEAPGGILTSTHITGNQWDAPFGWAPLTFIAVQGLHRYGFHTEGDRIANKFLTMVIKEFERHNTLVEKYDVERCSANVSDEISFGYSSNEVGFGWTNGVILELLAGGGKKV encoded by the coding sequence ATGATCACTTCCCCAGTACTTACCGCCACGCAGATAGACACCGTGCGATCGCACATCAAAAAAACCTGGAAAACCTTAACGCGATCGCACGAACACTTATTACAATCTGCCAAAGATACCAAACTAGATCACAAAACCGGCACTCCCTGGATCGTCTACATTTCCCCCTTAGAAGATTGTCCCAACATTCAGACAGTGTTAGAGCGATCGCTATCTTCCAAAGATATGCAAGCAATCGAAATTCGCACTTTGCCCTCAGAAGTCGAAGCGATTAAACAGCATGGCTTACTATACCTACCAGGGCCTTATGTCGTCCCAGGTGGCCGCTTTAACGAAATGTATGGCTGGGACAGCTACTTTATATTACTGGGACTTTTGCACGATGGAGAATTGGAGCTAGCGCAAAGCCAGGTAGACCAATTATTGTACCAGGTGAAGCATTACGGCACTATCCTCAATGCCAACCGGACTTATATGCTGTCGCGATCGCAGCCTCCAGTCCTCAGCATGATGGTTTTGGCATTATTCCAGCACACCCAGGATGAAGAGTGGTTGAGGACAACCGTACCGCTTTTAGAGCAATTTTACTATTACTGGGTAGTACCGCCCCATTTGAATCCCGGAACCGGCTTATCCAGATTTTATGCCTTTGGGGAAGGCCCAGCGCCAGAAGTTGTGTTCTCCGAGCGCGACGAGGAGGGAAAAAGCCACTACGATCGCGTCAGGGAATATTACCAAAGCTTTGAGGTTGAAGATTATGATGTCAATCTTTACTACAACCGGGAAAATGACGAATTAACTAACCTATTTTATAAGGGCGATCGCACCATGCGCGAGTCCGGTTTTGATATCACCAACCGATTTGGCCCCTTCAGTGCTGATATCCTCCACTACGCTCCTGTGTGCCTCAACACTTTGCTGTATCAGGTAGAACAAGATATGGCGAACATTAACAATATTTTGGGGAACGAACAAATAGAACAACAATGGCGCGATCGTGCAGATATCCGCCGCGATCGCATCGATCAATTTCTTTGGGATGAAGAACGAGGACTCTATTTCGACTATCACTTCCAGAGTGGAAAACACCGCCGCTACGAATTTGCTACCACATTTTATCCCCTATGGCTAGGAATTTCTTCTCCAGCCCAAGCCCAGCGCGTCGTGGAAAATCTCTCTGTGTTTGAAGCCCCAGGCGGAATTTTGACCAGTACTCATATCACCGGTAACCAGTGGGATGCTCCCTTCGGTTGGGCACCATTGACATTCATTGCCGTCCAGGGACTTCACCGTTATGGGTTTCATACAGAAGGCGATCGTATTGCCAACAAGTTCCTGACTATGGTAATTAAAGAATTCGAGCGTCACAATACCCTAGTTGAGAAATATGATGTTGAACGCTGTTCTGCCAACGTTTCCGACGAAATCTCTTTTGGATATAGTTCTAACGAAGTTGGTTTCGGCTGGACAAATGGAGTGATTCTAGAACTCTTAGCAGGCGGTGGGAAAAAAGTTTAA